The Rhipicephalus sanguineus isolate Rsan-2018 unplaced genomic scaffold, BIME_Rsan_1.4 Seq347, whole genome shotgun sequence DNA segment GTTACTATGTGCATCGGGCAACTCGTACCGTTAAGCATTTTTAGTTTGGGGTGCATTCAACGTGGAACAGTAATACAGTAGCATCAAATGTACGGCATTACTGTCTCTGCTAAAGCGCCCTATAATTTCTCTGTTGCCCCCTACAGACTGCCTGCTAGTGAGTGGGGGAAggatgaggaggggggggggggcaagctggAATCTGTACGGGACAAGTTGTGGTCGGATGGTGGCAAAGCGATCCCAGCAGTTCGGTTTCAAAGTTCTTGGGCGTATCAGGGATTGCTGCATGCCCATACATCCGACCAACTGATAAGTATGCGAGGTGGATGATAGGAAGAGCTCCACTCCTGACGGGGCGGAGAGATAGAGGTAGGCAGTGTGGAAAGGATTGCCTGAGCAATTAGACATTGTTAACTGGGGTCCAAAGGCTGCGAATATGGTGTCTGGGTTCACTACCATCGTGGTTTTCACTGAACGCGGCCCGAACAGAGTAGCATATCCCTTTGCGCAGAGGCAGTGTCGCATCCAAGTTCCCTCGGGAGATTCTCGCTGCACGTAGCTGGAGTGATGTGTGGTGCATAGTAGGGTGCTAAAGAATAGGAGGCACTGCGAGTTTGGGAAGCATATTAGGGCAAAGGCCTGTAGATGCAAGTCAACTGAAATCCCTCCCCTGGGTTGTGGAGCACAAGCATGTCGTCTGCACAGCCTGGTAGGCTCCTATAAGTTCTTCCACAAAGTTAGTCACCCCCCACTCACTCCAGCCTGACTATAGCTGGGTGCGTAGGGAAACGAACTGTCACTTCTGGGTTTTCCTCAATAGAGAAGGCATAGTTGTGTGTTCAGTGTGAGTTCAGTCATATAGCAGGCGGTGTAGTAAGCCGAGTGTTTCATGGCCTCGAGATGTAAGGCGTCAGTCTCTTTGATGCCATGTTGACGAATGGAGCCTCGTCGAAGCATATTTATGATTTGGTTATGTGGTGTGTTGAGCTGGCAAACCAGTACGTGTTGTTTTTGATTGGTTTGTAAAATCtcgataacagctgcacagaactttaaaaaacacggacaaacaaacaaaaatcatCTTGTCGGCGCATGCGTGGCTTGTCATGGCAGCAGTTAAATGTGACTTGCACATCAGTAGAAGTTCAGCACCTGTGTTGTGTTTGTCCGTGTTTCTCAGCATTACTGTTCTCCAACCAACTGGCCTGCGAGTACCACCTAAGCAAATCTGTTTCCCTTATAAATGGGAGTCGTGAAACACGGCCAAGCGTATGTGGCTCTTATTTTCACTTGGGGATTCAGACATTCAGCTTCGTTTCCAAGTTGGGTGTGAGAATTTCAGTAGCTGAGTTGTCATAGGTGCTGCCAGCATTGTGCTGTGTGAGACCTGAGCAGCATGCAATGTAGACCGTTGCATGTTGGTGGGCGGTGCAGATCCCCAATGTGTGGCGTGTGGCACTAGCTCCCGCATGAAGTGCATCTGGCTGAACGACGCGGAGTTCTCTTTCCTGCGCTACCAGCCGTGGCAGTGCCTGCGCTGCGCCGTCAACCACTCGTTCGAGACGGCAGGGGGCGGCAGCCAGGCTGCACGGCGCAACCTCTGCATCTGGTTCACGCGAGTCACCCGGCTCAAGGCCAACTACACCGAGCTCCAGTGCAAGATGCTCTCCTCCTCTTGTGAAGGTCAGCGGCTGCATGCCTGCAGTGGTCGAACACAGCCGTCTTTGCATGCACGTTTCGTATGCCGGCTGCTAACACTGCTTGTGAAGCACTGATCACGGCCTGCATTTTCATGAGCCAAGGTCATCGTAAATGACCAGGTGCGAGAAAGCGAGGAAAAACGAGGACTTGTGAACCTTGTTTGCCGACTGTTTAAGTGCAATGCGAGGCACAGCATTGCATGAGCACAACACAAGGCCAAGCATTCGTGTACTGTCTGGTAAAATGGTTAGCACGCTTTGTTCCTCTTCAATAACTGACATTTTTGCTGTTTGTTGAGGAATGACAACCCATGGGAATCACACATGGTTATGTACAGATTATGTTTGTGAAAACTACTTTTGATGTAGCCTTCAAACTTCAGGTTTCTTCTTGTGCAGGCGATTTTGAACGCACTATCGCTAAAATCTGTTTCTTCATTAAcgtttgcgctaaaaaaaaaattgcccgcgtatctgcgtgcttcgctgcaaatgtcgtcgaaagacgatagaggaggcgctgcgtgagatatggacgctatctggcaatacatcgggaaacatgagcttgtgcagagggctttttcgtacatagcgtcgcattttcagcgcagcctaagaaacactagggtctttagaattacgtatctatgtatcttctagtaaaggaacacaccgcctaatacttaggtattgatgttgcgcctcagatatgcataatatttgctttttgatcgactatGTTCACATGTATGAactcagctaccagttcaagatggctgggcgttcagcaagtgcttaaactttggccaggtggctgaatcgtgtgacagacaggcagacagacagaccaaaatttcttcgttgaagtatcccaagaaagactatcgtctttaaaaatgccaggcctgtgcggaataggcagcgtagacgcagcggaagctggaggagcggcctatctagagcccgttgtaaactatcCTGGGCAACTAGTACTAGTGtggttgcaaggtacccactatgccataaatcatcacaGTTTTTGAAGtcgggaagtacccactatgccattattcatcactcTGCGGAGAGGCGAGGTATCCACTACAtgcctgtaaagcattatgtgcacttttttgttgtgctgtggctaataacaataaaaatatttatggctgagccctttgtaatgggtgggaaactttaaaccaaccacttgaTTTGCAATTCACAGTGTGTGACACCTagtgctattttactcttctaccacatctgttagcgcgattccttgcccgacacgatGCCTGTatatagggtctttctgcaaaggagtttcaagcaccggcgtggctctgtggtagagtactcgactgccacgcagagtgccttGGTTCAAATCCGGTttgaaccctgttttttttttttctctctctctctctcattgcacACAATAGCTGTTGCGGACACCGACCGGCGGCAGTGGCGACGACGAACAGTTAAGCTTGCAAAACTGCCTGTTGTTGTGCCcgcataacagttttcgctgtaaaaagttagAAATACTGAGTTGCCAGGAGAAAAATATTGTCACAGGAAAAGTGCATACACTTATTCACATTCATTTGGAATATCATGTGGTGTAAGTGTTGTGCATCCACTAGTCTCTCGAGAATAAACTGCTGAGAACAGCACACTGGTTAAAAATTTTGATGAGTATGCAGCAGACATGCGGTTCACAGTCATTGTGGCCACTGCGAGTGTACGTACAACAACAGGCAATGCACACTCCAGATGTAGATGAAAATACTTTGTGGGGACTAGTACAATGCATTTACTTCCTAGTACAGGCAGCCGGCTACATGCAAAGGGCAGCTGCTGCACATCAAGGCAGCCAGAAATCACTAGGAAAATTATCTCGGCGAAAGGAGCCATTGATAAGTTTGAATGAatatgatagcaacaaattgaaatattATACGATGTGTGGCTTTAGGAGCCATACCAATTGTGGTAAACGTGAGTTTGCTAAGTAAACAGGTGGGCAGCGGCACGGCCAGACGAAGAGAGACCAGATGACGAGCCACGTGTAGAATGGTAATGATGAGGACCAGTGGCTCCTGTGGGCAGGTCATAAAGCATACGATGGCTTGCGCATGATGCAGGACATGCATGCATCCATCATACTGGCGCTCCAGCACATAGGGTCGTGATGGTGAAGAAGGCGACAGTCGACTGGTAAAGACAAAACTCTTCATAGGGCAAACTTGGGCCCAGGAAATCGAGCAACGCTCGCTGTAGAAGTGAGTGACACAATACGACGATAGCAGCTAGTGCAGTCGTCACTTGCCAATAAAACTGCTCAGCGGGTAAACGCGTCGGCGTTTATGCATGTGGCAACATGCATTCTACCCTTTTTGCTGGTTCTCACGCATGTTTGAGAATTAACTATTCGTgtcgtgcgcgcaatcttatcggGACATTCTCAAAGTCTTGAAGATTCGCGAGCATTCTGGAGTAGCCTGCACAGAGCGGCAGCGCTGAGTTTCAGCTGGCAGCAGACTGTTACAATCAGCCGAAAAACAAGCATGCATGCCAACGCCCCCCTCC contains these protein-coding regions:
- the LOC119377101 gene encoding uncharacterized protein LOC119377101 isoform X2; its protein translation is MQKLAADSERLGSTIGSLPNSVSKEADTRPYEEIEFKKDPQCVACGTSSRMKCIWLNDAEFSFLRYQPWQCLRCAVNHSFETAGGGSQAARRNLCIWFTRVTRLKANYTELQCKMLSSSCEGQRLHACSGRTQPSLHARFVCRLLTLLVKH
- the LOC119377101 gene encoding uncharacterized protein LOC119377101 isoform X1, whose translation is MSLVAAPCPPAEHGRDTGTQQYARVRRHSAHGGPLEKNRRLGASFLSLSAHTESGSGRPVELYLVVRPPKNAASESRLEASSVSKEADTRPYEEIEFKKDPQCVACGTSSRMKCIWLNDAEFSFLRYQPWQCLRCAVNHSFETAGGGSQAARRNLCIWFTRVTRLKANYTELQCKMLSSSCEGQRLHACSGRTQPSLHARFVCRLLTLLVKH